Part of the Citrus sinensis cultivar Valencia sweet orange chromosome 2, DVS_A1.0, whole genome shotgun sequence genome, CAGAAGGCATATCATAATCAACTTTAACCATCCCAAGTTCCTCGGCAGCGGTTCCGGTGGAAGAATTCAAAGTCATACCAATGCCACCATTGCCAATATAACCTCCAGTACTGTAGCTCCCACTTGAGCTCCCATTATTGTCAATCACAGAAGATGAATTAGATCCCATGTTCACCAACCCATGAAGCAAACCAGGGTTGTTTTGAAGAtatgtattataaaaatgactgTTCTGGCTTGATTGTTGCAAGTAATTAGACCCAGCAGATTGCTGCTGGTGGTGCAATTGGAGCTGTGTCTGGATATAACTTTGGTGAAACGAAGGGTCTTGTGTGTATTGAGATATTTCCTGGTTCTGTAAATTTAGTAAAGGTGGTTGCGGTTGCTCAAATGGGGTTGTTTGCATTAGTGGATAGGCCTGTAATCTGCTGGAGCTTGAGCTTCCATATTGGAAACTTGAACCAAGAGCTATCATTTCTTCACGTCTTCTTGATGTTTCAAGAGCTTGAGCCTCCTTCAAGCGCTTGGCTGCGCCTCCTCCGATTGGTAGAGTGTTGCTTTCGAGTATTGCCTTCACATCATAACGGCTCATGTCGAAATTGGTCACCGCGTTTAGGCCTCTGAATTTTATCGCCGCAATATCATAAGCTTCTGCAGCTTCCTCCTCCGTACctaaagtaattaaataaaataagaattgtttgataatatttctattttagaAAGCTTTATTACTCATTACGTGgaagtttaaaatataaatacttaCTGAAAGTTCCTAAGTAAAGGTCTTTGTTTCCTGCAACTCTCCCGATCCTCGCTTGCCATCTTCCATGCTGGTGATGCCTGCTTGAAGACCtttgatttattaatgaatATGAAGGAGATAAGAggggtaaaaaattttaaaatttcggTCACCTTGTAACTCCACGATACATGGATGCACCTCTAGAAAAGCCACTACTCTTCCTATAGTTGATCATCGAATAGAATTAATTAGAAAGAGTAGAATTAAACTTATTCGTTTCGAAATTATGCGAAGAATTATAATTGGTAATTGGACTAATATATAGATTGCTAAGTGTTTATCACTTACCTTCTGATGGAAGCCACAAATTCTTGCCTAGTCATGTGCTTCATCTCCTCGAGTTCCTTCTCATAGTTACCGATCTGCAAATTTAAGAAAGATTAGCTTGCATTCACAAAGAATAAGACTATTTATACTCGAGAACAATCTATACAATATTCATGGgattaataaatacaatagtAGAAAGTTACTGGGAAGTTGGTAGTGGTGGAAGTTCCCCAGTATTTGAGTGCTGCTAGGTCATAAGCCCTAGctgctttttcttctttatcatACCCACCTGCCCAGAGCGAAATAAAGAAATGTTTtgcaataagaaaatgaagcaaaaggaaaaaaaaaaaaaaagaaagaaggaaagTTCCTTgaattaaagacaataaaaagagaaattttactCACCCAAGTATACTGCGAGCCATAATAGATAGCAAAACAAACGAGGAAAGCAAAAGAAATAGTTAGTAATAATTCAGATGCTAGCGCTACTTATATTAGGTGAAAGCCAATAGCAATATCAAGTGAATTATAGTATTTGTAAGGCTGACCTTGTCGCCCTTTCCTTGATTGCCCTTCCCTCCTACAACTATTGTCCCAAAGATGAGCTTCATATCTTCCTGTCCACCTATGCCTGTAATTGCACCACAAaaccaaattcaaaatcaaaattagacACATAAAATTGCAACATATACAAGggggaaacaaaaaaaagttcaaactTACCTCGTTACGCCGCGATATATTG contains:
- the LOC102614977 gene encoding AP2-like ethylene-responsive transcription factor PLT2 isoform X2, translating into MNTNNWLSFPLSPTHASLPAQLHTSQSHQFNLGLVNDGMDNPFQGQEWNLINTHGSGEVPKVADFLGVSKSDNQSDLVDFNEIQANDQSDYLFQNNSIVPVQNTIVAASTGTYEFQENTNNLQSLTLSMGSGNNKGSSSTCETSGENSTSIVEAAAPRRTLDTFGQRTSIYRGVTRHRWTGRYEAHLWDNSCRREGQSRKGRQVYLGGYDKEEKAARAYDLAALKYWGTSTTTNFPIGNYEKELEEMKHMTRQEFVASIRRKSSGFSRGASMYRGVTRHHQHGRWQARIGRVAGNKDLYLGTFSTEEEAAEAYDIAAIKFRGLNAVTNFDMSRYDVKAILESNTLPIGGGAAKRLKEAQALETSRRREEMIALGSSFQYGSSSSSRLQAYPLMQTTPFEQPQPPLLNLQNQEISQYTQDPSFHQSYIQTQLQLHHQQQSAGSNYLQQSSQNSHFYNTYLQNNPGLLHGLVNMGSNSSSVIDNNGSSSGSYSTGGYIGNGGIGMTLNSSTGTAAEELGMVKVDYDMPSGGYTNWSGDSVQGTNAGFFTMWND
- the LOC102614977 gene encoding AP2-like ethylene-responsive transcription factor PLT2 isoform X1 yields the protein MNTNNWLSFPLSPTHASLPAQLHTSQSHQFNLGLVNDGMDNPFQGQEWNLINTHGSGEVPKVADFLGVSKSDNQSDLVDFNEIQANDQSDYLFQNNSIVPVQNTIVAASTGTYEFQENTNNLQSLTLSMGSGNNKGSSSTCETSGENSTSIVEAAAPRRTLDTFGQRTSIYRGVTRHRWTGRYEAHLWDNSCRREGQSRKGRQVYLGGYDKEEKAARAYDLAALKYWGTSTTTNFPIGNYEKELEEMKHMTRQEFVASIRRKSSGFSRGASMYRGVTRSSSRHHQHGRWQARIGRVAGNKDLYLGTFSTEEEAAEAYDIAAIKFRGLNAVTNFDMSRYDVKAILESNTLPIGGGAAKRLKEAQALETSRRREEMIALGSSFQYGSSSSSRLQAYPLMQTTPFEQPQPPLLNLQNQEISQYTQDPSFHQSYIQTQLQLHHQQQSAGSNYLQQSSQNSHFYNTYLQNNPGLLHGLVNMGSNSSSVIDNNGSSSGSYSTGGYIGNGGIGMTLNSSTGTAAEELGMVKVDYDMPSGGYTNWSGDSVQGTNAGFFTMWND